In the Alligator mississippiensis isolate rAllMis1 chromosome 7, rAllMis1, whole genome shotgun sequence genome, one interval contains:
- the LOC106739000 gene encoding olfactory receptor 6E1-like encodes MENLTDVTEFILLGFAVEHWLESLLFVAVVITCFLILMGNMIIIFITLVDSHLKTPMYFFLRNYSLLEITYTLVVIPKMLSNLLAESKSISLPGCFIQIFFFFFLGTNIFFYLSIMSLDRYIAVCNPLRYATIMNARVCFLLLVGSWGVSFLLVLPPSVMTAKLKFCGPNIINHFFCDTTPLFQLSCQDTRLIKVVTLFVAVFTLLSTLAINFASYLQIIFTILHIPSAAGQKNAFSTCSAHLIVISVQYGSCIGRYIRPPENSGEESDKVLSLIYTLGIQLFNPFIYTLRNKQVKQALWNVVRRLSVSSRPQRHLGPVLH; translated from the coding sequence ATGGAGAATCTGACAGATGTGACAGAGTTTATccttctgggttttgctgttgAACACTGGCTAGAGAGCCTACTCTTCGTTGCTGTCGTGATCACCTGTTTCTTGATCCTGATGGGGAACATGATCATCATCTTCATCACGTTAGTGGACAGTCATCTCAaaacccccatgtatttcttccttcgAAACTACTCCCTCTTGGAAATCACTTACACTTTGGTTGTCATTCCCAAGATGCTCTCCAACCTTTTGGCAGAGAGTAAAAGCATTTCCCTTCCTGGATGTttcattcagatttttttctttttcttcctgggaACCAATATCTTTTTCTATTTATCGATCATGTCTTTGGACAGATACATAGCTGTCTGCAACCCTTTGCGTTATGCCACCATCATGAATGCTAGGGTCTGTTTCCTGTTGTTGGTGGGTTCGTGGGGAGTGAGTTTCCTTTTAGTCCTTCCACCCTCAGTGATGACGGCCAAGCTGAAATTCTGTGGTCCCAACATCATCAACCACTTCTTCTGCGATACCACCCCTCTCTTCCAACTCTCCTGCCAGGATACACGGCTCATAAAAGTAGTGACCCTGTTTGTAGCTGTATTCACATTACTCAGTACTTTGGCAATCAACTTTGCCTCTTATCTCCAAATTATTTTCACCATCCTGCACATCCCATCTGCTGCAGGGCAGAAAAATGCTTTCTCCACATGCTCTGCTCACCTCATTGTCATATCTGTGCAGTATGGAAGCTGCATAGGCAGGTACATCAGACCCCCAGAAAACAGCGGGGAAGAGTCTGACAAAGTGTTATCTCTTATTTATACCCTGGGCATCCAGCTTTTCAACCCCTTCATATACACGCTCCGGAACAAGCAAGTCAAGCAGGCCTTGTGGAATGTTGTCCGGAGGCTGAGCGTTAGTTCACGTCCCCAAAGGCACTTAGGCCCCGTACTCCATTAG
- the LOC132251521 gene encoding olfactory receptor 6E1-like, producing MENQTEMTEFILLGFVVERWLEILLFVAILLTYFLILLGNIVIIFITLVDTHLKTPMYFFLRNYSLLEIPFTFVVIPKMLSNLLAERKTISLPGCFIQAFFFFFLGINGLFYLSVMSFDRYVAVCNPLRYATIMNTRLCFQLLMGSWGVSFLLVLPPSVMTTKLKFCGPNIINHFFCDTTPLLQLSCQDTRLIEVMTLFAAVFTLLSTLALNIASYLRIIGTILRIPSAAGRKNAFSTCSAHLTVVSVLYGSCIGRYIRPPENRGEEFDKVLALLYTLGIQIFNPFIYTLRNKQVKEAFMKTFKRVSCRIPICKGV from the coding sequence ATGGAGAATCAGACTGAGATGACAGAATTTATCCTCTTGGGTTTTGTTGTTGAACGCTGGCTGGAGATCCTACTCTTTGTTGCAATCCTGCTCACTTACTTCTTGATACTGCTGGGGAACATTGTCATCATCTTCATCACACTGGTGGACACTCATCTCAaaacccccatgtatttcttccttcgAAACTACTCCCTCCTGGAAATCCCTTTCACCTTTGTTGTCATTCCTAAGATGCTCTCCAACCTTTTGGCAGAGAGAAAAACCATTTCCCTTCCTGGATGTTTCAttcaggcttttttcttttttttcctgggaatCAATGGCCTTTTCTATCTGTCTGTCATGTCGTTTGATAGGTACGTAGCTGTCTGCAACCCATTACGGTATGCCACCATCATGAATACTAGGCTCTGTTTCCAGTTGCTGATGGGTTCATGGGGAGTTAGTTTCCTCTTAGTCCTTCCACCCTCAGTGATGACCACCAAACTGAAATTCTGTGGTCCCAACATCATCAACCACTTCTTCTGTGATACCACCCCTCTCTTGCAACTCTCCTGCCAGGATACAAGACTAATAGAAGTAATGACTTTATTTGCTGCAGTATTCACCTTACTCAGTACTTTGGCACTCAACATCGCCTCTTATCTCCGAATCATCGGCACCATCCTGCGCATCCCGTCTGCTGCAGGAAGGAAAAATGCTTTCTCCACCTGCTCTGCTCACCTGACTGTTGTGTCCGTGTTGTACGGCAGCTGCATAGGCAGGTACATCAGACCCCCAGAAAACAGAGGGGAAGAGTTTGATAAAGTGTTGGCTCTTCTCTACACCCTGGGCATCCAGATCTTCAATCCCTTCATATACACACTCAGGAACAAGCAAGTCAAAGAGGCCTTTATGAAGACTTTCAAGAGGGTGAGCTGTAGAATTCCCATCTGCAAAGGTGTTTAG
- the LOC132251520 gene encoding olfactory receptor 6E1-like, whose amino-acid sequence MENRTAVMEFILVGFPSNRQLQPLLFVVLLLTYVLTIAGNILIIIVTLVDHRLQTPMYFFLRNFSLLEIGFTSAVVPKALDILASNQTISLPACFTQWFLYFTLGTTESFLLAAMSFDRYVAIRNPLRYTTIMNSQVRTLLVLGSWIAGFLLIIGPAILLFHLPFCGPNVIDHFFCDNSPLLKLVCADTKLLESLSFVIAVFSLLGCFTVTVVSYISIVITVMQMPSAARRQKAFSTCSSHLVVVSITYGSCIFMYVRATKDSEVDVSKGVSVLNTMVSPLLNPFIYTLRNKQVQAALRDIFSKGEVFSKEPKK is encoded by the coding sequence ATGGAGAACCGGACTGCAGTGATGGAGTTCATCCTCGTGGGTTTTCCCAGCAACCGTCAGCTACAGCCTCTGCTTTTTGTAGTGCTGCTTCTCACCTATGTCCTAACTATAGCAGGAAATATTCTTATCATCATCGTCACCCTCGTGGACCATCGTCTCCAaacccccatgtacttttttcTTAGAAACTTTTCTCTCCTCGAAATCGGCTTTACTTCTGCTGTCGTCCCCAAAGCCTTAGATATCCTTGCATCAAACCAAACAATTTCTTTACCAGCGTGTTTCACTCAGTGGTTTCTTTATTTTACGCTGGGCACTACAGAGTCCTTCCTGTTAGCAGCAATGTCCTTTGATAGATATGTGGCCATCCGTAACCCTCTGCGCTATACCACCATCATGAACTCTCAAGTCAGGACCCTTCTGGTGCTGGGTTCCTGGATTGCAGGGTTCCTCCTCATTATTGGCCCTGCAATACTGCTCTTCCACCTGCCTTTCTGTGGCCCAAATGTCattgaccatttcttttgtgacaaCTCTCCACTTCTTAAACTTGTCTGTGCAGATACCAAGCTCTTGGAGTCTCTGAGTTTTGTTATAGCTGTGTTTTCTTTGTTGGGCTGTTTCACTGTCACTGTTGTGTCTTACATTAGCATTGTCATCACAGTGATGCAAATGCCTTCTGCTGCCAGGAGGCAGAAAGCTTTCTCTACTTGTTCTTCTCATCTCGTTGTGGTGTCCATCACCTATGGCAGCTGCATCTTCATGTATGTCAGGGCAACGAAGGACAGCGAGGTGGATGTCAGTAAGGGGGTGTCTGTTCTCAACACCATGGTGTCTCCTCTGCTCAACCCCTTCATCTATACCCTGAGGAACAAGCAGGTTCAGGCAGCTTTGAGGGACATTTTTAGCAAGGGTGAAGTGTTTTCTaaagaaccaaaaaaataa
- the LOC132251522 gene encoding olfactory receptor 6E1-like has product MENRTAVMEFILVGFPSNHQLQPLLFVVLLLTYVLTVAGNILIIIVTLVDHRLQTPMYFFLRNFSILEIGFTSAVIPKALDILVSNQTISLPACFTQWFLYFTLGTTESFLLAAMSFDRYVAICNPLRYTTIMNSQVRTLLVLGSWIAGFLLIIGPAMLLFHMPFCGPNVIDHFFCDNSPLLKLVCADTKLLESLSFVVAVFSLLGCFTVTVVSYISIVITVMQMPSAARRQKAFSTCASHLVVVSISYGSCIFMYVRATKDSEVDVSKGVSVLNTMVSPLLNPFIYTLRNKQVQAALRDIFSKGEVFSKEPKK; this is encoded by the coding sequence ATGGAGAACCGGACTGCAGTGATGGAGTTCATCCTCGTGGGTTTTCCCAGCAACCACCAGCTACAGCCTCTGCTCTTTGTAGTGCTGCTTCTCACCTATGTCCTAACTGTAGCAGGGAATATTCTTATCATCATCGTCACCCTCGTGGACCATCGTCTCCAAactcccatgtacttctttctTAGAAACTTCTCTATCCTGGAAATCGGCTTCACCTCTGCTGTCATCCCCAAAGCCTTGGATATCCTTGTATCAAACCAAACAATTTCTTTGCCAGCGTGTTTCACTCAGTGGTTTCTTTATTTCACGCTGGGCACTACAGAGTCCTTCCTGTTAGCAGCAATGTCCTTTGACAGATATGTGGCCATCTGTAACCCTCTGCGCTATACCACCATCATGAACTCTCAAGTCAGGACCCTTCTGGTGCTGGGTTCCTGGATTGCAGGGTTCCTCCTCATTATTGGCCCTGCAATGCTGCTCTTCCACATGCCTTTCTGTGGCCCAAATGTCattgaccatttcttttgtgacaaCTCTCCACTTCTTAAACTTGTCTGTGCAGATACCAAGCTCTTGGAGTCTCTGAGTTTTGTTGTAGCTGTGTTTTCTTTGTTGGGCTGTTTCACTGTCACTGTTGTGTCTTACATTAGCATTGTCATCACAGTGATGCAAATGCCTTCTGCTGCTAGGAGGCAGAAAGCTTTCTCCACTTGTGCCTCTCATCTCGTTGTGGTGTCCATCTCTTATGGCAGCTGCATCTTCATGTATGTCAGGGCAACGAAGGACAGCGAGGTGGATGTCAGTAAGGGGGTGTCTGTTCTCAACACCATGGTGTCTCCTCTGCTCAACCCCTTCATCTATACCCTGAGGAACAAGCAGGTTCAGGCGGCTTTGAGGGACATTTTTAGCAAGGGTGAAGTGTTTTCTaaagaaccaaaaaaataa